In the Persephonella hydrogeniphila genome, one interval contains:
- a CDS encoding c-type cytochrome produces MKKIMTAAVLGLAITAAGAMAADGGALFKSKGCAACHQASVDTVGPSLKKIAQAYKGKEGDLVKFLKGEAKPIVDPAKFGIMKPQLNTTKAMSDDELKAMAEFMLSH; encoded by the coding sequence ATGAAGAAAATCATGACAGCTGCTGTTCTTGGTCTTGCTATTACAGCTGCAGGTGCTATGGCAGCAGATGGTGGAGCGTTATTTAAATCAAAAGGATGCGCAGCGTGTCACCAGGCTTCTGTTGATACTGTAGGACCATCTCTGAAGAAAATAGCACAGGCTTACAAAGGTAAAGAAGGAGATCTCGTTAAATTCCTTAAAGGTGAAGCAAAGCCTATCGTAGACCCTGCTAAGTTCGGAATAATGAAGCCACAGCTCAATACAACAAAAGCTATGTCTGATGATGAACTAAAAGCAATGGCTGAATTTATGTTAAGCCACTAA
- a CDS encoding c-type cytochrome, with amino-acid sequence MRKQLLAAVLGFGIFAGGAMAADGEAIFKSKGCSACHKPASKSMGPSLKEIAQAYKGKEGDLVKFLKGEAKPIVDPAKFSMMKPQLSKTKALSDDELKALADFILKH; translated from the coding sequence ATGAGAAAACAACTTTTAGCGGCAGTTTTAGGTTTCGGTATTTTTGCCGGAGGTGCTATGGCAGCAGACGGGGAGGCAATCTTTAAATCTAAAGGATGCTCTGCCTGTCACAAGCCTGCTTCAAAAAGCATGGGACCATCTCTTAAAGAGATAGCACAGGCTTACAAAGGTAAAGAAGGAGATCTCGTTAAATTCCTTAAAGGTGAAGCAAAGCCTATAGTTGATCCTGCTAAGTTCAGCATGATGAAACCTCAGCTTTCAAAAACAAAAGCTTTATCTGATGATGAACTAAAAGCTCTTGCAGACTTTATCTTAAAACATTAA
- the hemE gene encoding uroporphyrinogen decarboxylase: MKDLKNDLFLRACHREPVERTPIWLMRQAGRYMPEYRALREKAGGFVAFYKNVELAVEATVLPRKILGVDASIIFSDILTPLESIGMDFEFKEGEGPVFYNPIEKPEDINRLKPFDRQDVYYVGEIIKGVNRALNREIPTIGFCGAPFTLAAYMIEGRTSKDFKKAKTFMYNYPDAFKELLDRLADMLIEYLNFQIESGADAVQIFDSWGGYLSPDDYREFALPPIKKIIKGLKRDYQPVIHFTKGVAGFFDDMITSGADVYGVDWMIDLSEVKEKLDGKAAAQGNLDPVVLYAEKDVIREKAVSILRKWGKDTGHIFNLGHGLMPDMEVEKVKYLVDVVKKESVR, translated from the coding sequence ATGAAAGATCTGAAAAATGACCTTTTTCTGAGAGCCTGCCATAGAGAACCTGTTGAGAGAACTCCTATCTGGCTTATGAGACAGGCAGGAAGATATATGCCTGAGTACAGGGCTTTAAGGGAAAAGGCAGGCGGATTTGTCGCTTTTTATAAGAATGTAGAACTTGCTGTTGAGGCAACAGTACTTCCAAGAAAAATATTAGGTGTTGACGCCTCTATAATATTTTCTGACATACTAACACCTTTAGAATCTATCGGTATGGATTTTGAGTTCAAAGAAGGAGAAGGGCCTGTTTTTTATAACCCGATAGAAAAACCTGAAGATATAAACAGATTAAAGCCTTTTGATAGGCAGGATGTTTATTATGTAGGTGAGATAATAAAGGGAGTAAACAGAGCATTGAACAGAGAAATACCCACAATCGGCTTTTGTGGAGCTCCTTTTACACTTGCTGCATACATGATCGAAGGGAGAACCTCAAAAGATTTCAAGAAGGCAAAAACATTCATGTACAACTATCCTGATGCCTTTAAAGAACTTCTTGACAGGCTTGCAGATATGCTTATAGAGTATCTGAACTTTCAGATTGAATCTGGAGCGGATGCAGTTCAGATATTTGACAGTTGGGGAGGATACCTTTCTCCAGATGATTACAGGGAGTTTGCACTTCCACCGATTAAAAAGATAATAAAAGGTCTGAAAAGAGATTATCAGCCTGTCATACATTTTACAAAAGGGGTGGCAGGATTTTTTGATGATATGATAACCTCAGGTGCAGATGTTTATGGGGTAGACTGGATGATTGATCTGTCAGAGGTAAAGGAAAAGCTGGATGGAAAAGCTGCTGCACAGGGGAATTTAGATCCTGTTGTCCTTTATGCTGAAAAGGATGTAATAAGAGAAAAAGCTGTGAGTATCTTGAGAAAGTGGGGAAAAGATACAGGTCATATATTTAATCTGGGACACGGTCTGATGCCAGATATGGAAGTGGAAAAAGTAAAGTATCTTGTAGATGTCGTTAAAAAAGAGAGTGTTCGATAA
- a CDS encoding sensor domain-containing diguanylate cyclase produces MQNKDEILLSILKRVHQNFFKEIVSNPYFHKYLRDIDLNRLEIRQRKKIVYLYNLYRAGNKEKLNEELKKLGKLHEKIGIDFALFVETINRFELIFMKEIFKAKNVEIDKLFFENILFFDVVRNYTAAGYLQEYIKREKYFLRNFIEANLQQKFLDIKKMLYRHIQWKENILDYLINENNLTVDLAPVNCELGIWLENVRNDNPKIVEGLIKLHDELHNIAVSIVSLKKEEKYLLLVNEYNNFMKTGLLFLSGILAFIISEEVSKLQRDPLTGLLTRRVLEEIYLKIAELSILTGEPFGVAFIDIDNFKRINDMYGHPVGDKVLKKLSKIIQKSLRKSDYIFRYGGEEFLVIIPATTEKSFEKTLEKIRTNVQKEKIKINGDEISFTVSIGGVLIKSSILKPLSEVIKEADRLMYKAKKSGKNRVIIGELS; encoded by the coding sequence ATGCAAAACAAAGACGAAATTTTACTGTCTATCCTAAAAAGAGTCCACCAGAACTTTTTTAAAGAGATAGTATCAAATCCGTATTTCCACAAATATCTCCGTGATATTGACCTTAACAGGTTGGAGATCCGGCAGAGGAAGAAAATTGTATACCTTTACAATCTATACAGAGCAGGAAATAAAGAAAAACTAAATGAGGAACTGAAAAAACTTGGAAAACTACATGAAAAAATAGGTATTGATTTTGCTCTTTTTGTTGAGACAATAAATAGATTTGAGCTTATCTTTATGAAAGAGATCTTTAAGGCAAAAAATGTGGAGATAGATAAGCTCTTTTTTGAAAATATTCTCTTTTTTGATGTTGTCAGAAATTACACTGCAGCAGGATACCTGCAAGAATACATAAAACGAGAAAAATACTTTCTGAGAAATTTCATAGAGGCTAATCTTCAGCAAAAATTTTTAGATATAAAAAAGATGCTGTACAGACATATTCAGTGGAAAGAAAACATACTTGACTACCTTATTAACGAAAATAATCTAACTGTAGATTTAGCTCCTGTAAACTGTGAGCTTGGAATATGGCTGGAAAATGTCAGAAATGACAATCCGAAAATTGTAGAAGGTTTAATAAAACTGCATGATGAACTCCATAATATAGCTGTCAGTATAGTTTCTTTAAAAAAAGAAGAAAAATACCTGTTGCTTGTAAATGAATACAACAACTTTATGAAAACAGGTCTCCTTTTTTTATCAGGAATCCTCGCATTCATAATATCCGAGGAAGTTTCTAAGCTACAGAGAGATCCTTTAACCGGATTACTAACAAGAAGGGTTTTAGAAGAGATCTACCTAAAGATAGCTGAGCTTTCTATTTTGACAGGAGAACCTTTCGGAGTTGCCTTTATAGATATAGACAACTTCAAAAGAATTAACGATATGTACGGACATCCTGTAGGGGATAAAGTGCTGAAAAAATTATCAAAAATAATACAAAAATCGTTGAGAAAATCAGATTATATTTTCAGATACGGTGGAGAAGAGTTTCTCGTTATTATTCCTGCAACAACTGAAAAAAGTTTTGAGAAAACCCTCGAAAAAATAAGAACAAATGTGCAAAAAGAAAAGATAAAGATAAACGGTGATGAGATCAGTTTCACAGTAAGCATAGGAGGAGTTCTCATAAAATCTTCTATCCTAAAACCTTTATCAGAAGTTATAAAAGAAGCTGATAGACTGATGTATAAAGCTAAAAAATCAGGTAAGAACAGAGTTATTATCGGGGAGCTTTCTTAG
- a CDS encoding endonuclease V, which produces MEDIDNQLIEKLKAQQISLSKKLKLKDRIPVQQIKTVAGIDVTFTDIWKNPTTGIACITVLDLDNFKILEKVFAEKKVDFPYIPTFLAYRELPVILEAYKKLNTTPDAFILDGMGIIHPRKMGIAAHFGVITDSISVGCGKSKLVGDFKIPENKKFAYEPVFIDGEIRGYILRTKKNANPVFVSPGNNISLESSLKLVMKAVKNYKLPEPTRLSHLFLQEYRRKRR; this is translated from the coding sequence ATGGAGGATATTGACAATCAGCTTATTGAAAAACTCAAAGCACAGCAGATAAGCCTTTCAAAAAAACTCAAACTGAAAGACAGAATACCTGTCCAACAGATAAAAACTGTCGCCGGTATCGATGTTACATTTACAGATATCTGGAAAAATCCAACCACAGGAATAGCATGTATAACGGTATTAGATTTGGATAACTTTAAAATCTTGGAGAAAGTATTTGCAGAAAAAAAGGTAGATTTTCCGTATATACCGACATTTCTTGCATACAGGGAACTTCCTGTTATACTTGAAGCTTATAAAAAATTAAACACTACTCCTGATGCTTTTATATTAGATGGGATGGGAATTATACATCCAAGAAAGATGGGAATTGCCGCCCATTTTGGTGTGATAACAGACAGTATTTCTGTAGGTTGTGGAAAATCTAAGCTGGTAGGAGATTTCAAGATCCCAGAAAACAAAAAATTTGCCTATGAGCCTGTTTTTATCGATGGAGAGATAAGGGGATATATCTTAAGAACAAAGAAAAATGCCAATCCGGTTTTTGTTTCACCGGGAAACAACATATCTTTAGAGAGTAGTCTGAAACTTGTTATGAAAGCTGTCAAAAACTACAAACTGCCTGAACCTACAAGGCTTTCACATCTTTTTTTACAGGAGTACAGGAGAAAGAGGAGATAA
- the proB gene encoding glutamate 5-kinase, whose translation MENYLKNARRIVIKIGSQLLEKNGSIDTDFIKNLSENIKKLKDKEIVIVSSGAILAGVKKLNLKQKPKSITEKQAVAAVGQAYLMQIYDRIFSENGLVIGQILLTVEGLRERKRYILAQNTLNKLIDMKVIPVVNENDTIAIEEIVFGDNDFLAAHVSILTNADLLVILSTAGGVYTGEPESESSVLIKEIKSIEEALKYAGASTSKFGTGGMRSKLEAAKIAVSHQIPVIIAPKKEDILLDISQGKLTGSFIHPEKQKKLSRKKSWLKLLSAPKGRITVDKGAEKALKDGKSLLPAGIKNVEGIFYKNDVVAILNEEGKIIGKGITNFSYKELKKIKGKKSSEVEKILKRKFTEVIHRDNLVVF comes from the coding sequence ATGGAAAACTACCTGAAAAATGCAAGAAGAATCGTAATAAAAATAGGTTCACAACTACTTGAAAAAAACGGTTCTATAGATACAGACTTTATAAAAAATCTGTCTGAAAATATCAAAAAGCTAAAGGATAAAGAAATTGTTATAGTGTCCTCTGGGGCAATCTTAGCAGGTGTAAAAAAACTCAATCTGAAGCAAAAACCTAAATCAATTACAGAAAAACAGGCTGTTGCTGCGGTTGGACAGGCTTATCTGATGCAGATATACGACAGGATATTCTCTGAAAACGGTCTTGTAATAGGTCAGATTCTCCTCACTGTTGAAGGACTGAGAGAAAGAAAAAGATATATCCTTGCCCAGAACACATTAAACAAGCTTATAGACATGAAAGTTATACCTGTTGTAAATGAAAACGATACCATCGCCATAGAAGAGATTGTTTTTGGAGACAATGATTTTCTTGCAGCACATGTATCTATCCTTACAAATGCAGATCTTCTTGTAATACTCTCAACAGCAGGTGGAGTTTACACAGGAGAGCCAGAATCGGAAAGCTCCGTCCTTATAAAAGAGATAAAAAGCATAGAAGAAGCATTAAAATACGCTGGAGCCTCCACCTCAAAATTTGGAACAGGAGGTATGAGAAGTAAATTAGAGGCTGCAAAAATAGCTGTATCACACCAGATACCTGTAATCATAGCTCCTAAAAAAGAAGACATACTGTTAGATATATCGCAGGGAAAACTGACAGGGAGCTTTATACATCCAGAAAAACAAAAAAAACTTTCCAGAAAAAAAAGCTGGCTGAAACTTTTATCTGCCCCAAAAGGCAGGATAACTGTAGATAAAGGAGCTGAAAAAGCCTTAAAAGATGGGAAAAGTCTCCTACCTGCAGGTATAAAAAATGTGGAAGGTATATTCTATAAAAACGACGTTGTTGCCATACTAAATGAAGAAGGTAAAATTATAGGGAAAGGAATAACAAACTTTAGTTATAAAGAGTTGAAAAAAATAAAAGGCAAAAAATCCTCTGAAGTTGAGAAAATCCTGAAAAGAAAATTCACAGAGGTAATACACAGAGATAATCTGGTGGTGTTTTGA
- a CDS encoding tRNA (adenine-N1)-methyltransferase gives MIKEGDTVQLSDGKNRFFLKVKKGEVFGTHRGNINHEDIIKAGFGGKVKTHKGHTFVILRPTLHDIIMFGIKRKTQIIYPKDSSYITLKLGITDGMKVLESGVGSGGLTIVMANAVKPSGKIYCFEKEEKYIKNAYENIKLAGLENYVEIKHQSLEEPLPENFFDAGFIDVREPWLYIENIKQSLKIGSPIGFLVPTTNQVTSTLESLKKHKFIDLEVVELLERHYKPVPERLRPEDRMVAHTGYLIFGRNS, from the coding sequence ATGATAAAAGAAGGAGATACAGTACAGCTTTCTGACGGGAAAAACAGATTTTTTTTAAAAGTAAAGAAAGGTGAAGTTTTTGGAACCCATAGAGGAAATATAAATCACGAAGATATAATAAAAGCTGGATTTGGAGGAAAAGTAAAGACACACAAAGGTCATACCTTTGTAATCCTCCGTCCCACCCTTCACGACATAATAATGTTTGGTATAAAAAGAAAAACACAGATTATATACCCTAAAGATTCAAGCTACATAACACTAAAATTAGGAATTACAGACGGTATGAAGGTACTTGAGTCAGGTGTAGGAAGTGGAGGACTTACAATAGTTATGGCAAATGCTGTAAAACCTTCTGGGAAGATTTACTGTTTTGAAAAGGAAGAAAAATACATAAAAAATGCTTACGAAAATATAAAACTGGCAGGTCTTGAGAATTATGTTGAAATAAAGCATCAAAGTCTGGAAGAGCCCCTTCCGGAAAATTTCTTTGATGCAGGTTTTATAGATGTTAGAGAACCCTGGTTGTATATAGAAAATATAAAACAGTCTTTAAAAATAGGTTCACCTATAGGATTTCTCGTTCCAACAACAAATCAGGTTACTTCCACCTTAGAATCGCTAAAAAAACACAAATTTATAGATTTAGAAGTTGTTGAACTGTTAGAAAGACATTACAAACCTGTCCCTGAGAGATTAAGACCTGAAGACAGGATGGTAGCTCATACAGGATACCTTATCTTTGGAAGAAATAGCTGA
- a CDS encoding NAD(P)-dependent oxidoreductase, producing the protein MKIGWIGLGHMGVPMAWNLSQAGFDIKVWNRTLSKAKESGLPYEEKIEELIKDRDIIITMLFGSDSVEQVYNQITTLKIDLTGKIFIDMTTIHPETAKKIAELVIKNGADFLEAPVLGSVKPAKEGKLTILISGDRDTFEKCRKIFEVLGKNIFYMGDFGKASTMKLVNNTVLGSFMAVLSEAYAFGKKAGLDPETVLEILSAGAGNSAILDAKKEKLLKEDYSTHFSIALIHKDICYALDIAKELNYPAVMTTQTFNLLNSARANGLEDKDFSAILEIYKKIANIKEET; encoded by the coding sequence ATGAAGATCGGTTGGATCGGTCTTGGACATATGGGAGTTCCTATGGCATGGAACCTATCACAGGCAGGATTTGATATAAAAGTCTGGAACAGAACATTATCAAAAGCAAAAGAAAGTGGACTTCCCTACGAAGAAAAAATAGAGGAACTTATAAAAGATAGAGATATAATAATAACTATGCTGTTTGGTTCTGATTCTGTTGAACAGGTATACAACCAGATTACAACTCTGAAAATTGACCTTACAGGAAAAATTTTTATAGATATGACAACCATCCATCCTGAAACAGCAAAGAAGATTGCAGAGCTTGTCATAAAAAATGGAGCAGATTTCCTCGAAGCTCCTGTTTTGGGAAGTGTAAAGCCTGCAAAAGAAGGAAAATTAACAATTCTCATAAGTGGAGACAGGGATACTTTTGAGAAATGTAGAAAAATATTTGAGGTTCTCGGAAAAAATATTTTCTATATGGGAGATTTTGGGAAAGCATCTACAATGAAACTTGTAAATAATACTGTATTAGGTTCTTTTATGGCTGTTCTTTCAGAAGCATATGCATTCGGAAAAAAAGCCGGCTTAGACCCAGAAACAGTTTTAGAAATATTATCTGCAGGTGCAGGAAATTCTGCTATTTTAGATGCAAAAAAGGAAAAACTTCTCAAAGAAGATTACTCAACCCATTTTTCTATAGCCCTGATACACAAAGATATATGTTATGCCCTTGATATAGCTAAAGAGCTTAACTATCCTGCCGTTATGACAACACAAACATTTAATCTTTTAAATTCTGCAAGAGCTAATGGTCTTGAAGATAAAGATTTTTCAGCAATCTTAGAAATATATAAAAAAATAGCAAATATTAAGGAGGAAACATGA
- the cimA gene encoding citramalate synthase, which yields MKKVLIYDTTLRDGTQAEGVSVSVEDKLRITEKLDEFGIHYIEGGWPGSNPKDDEYFKKVKNLSLKNSKIAAFGSTRRAYLRVEDDPLIQNLIKAETPVITIFGKAWDIHVTEALKTTLENNLEMVFDTVKYLKENTDEVVFIGEHFFDGYKSNPDYAYAVMKTAEEAGADFLVLADTNGGTLPNEIEKIIKEVKEKGLKGNLGIHAHNDSDTAVWNSITAVLNGAVQVHGTINGFGERCGNANLCSIIPNLTLKLGYETIPEEKIRKLKEISNFVADIVNLPVPKNMPYVGDSAFAHKGGVHASAVLKNPKLYEHINPELVGNKRKILVSDLAGKSNIIYKARELGFDIDEKDPRIAQLVQEIKKLENYGYHFEAAEASLELLIRKHLGMLKKYFDLDAYRVLIARRYTDKEPVSEATVRIKIDNHYEHTASLGYGPVNALDRALKKALVEIYPSLSEVELIDYKVRIINESAGTAAKIRVLVESRDKEKKWGTVGVSDNVIEASWQAVVDSFIYKLVKDGV from the coding sequence ATGAAAAAAGTACTTATATACGATACCACCTTAAGAGATGGTACTCAGGCTGAAGGAGTAAGCGTATCTGTAGAAGATAAGCTAAGAATAACAGAAAAACTTGATGAGTTTGGAATCCACTATATTGAAGGTGGCTGGCCAGGTTCAAATCCAAAAGATGATGAATACTTTAAAAAGGTGAAAAATCTGAGTCTTAAAAACTCCAAAATAGCAGCCTTCGGCTCAACAAGAAGAGCCTATCTTAGAGTGGAAGACGACCCTCTCATACAGAATCTTATCAAGGCTGAAACACCTGTGATAACGATATTTGGTAAAGCATGGGATATACACGTAACTGAAGCATTAAAAACAACCCTTGAGAATAATCTTGAGATGGTTTTTGATACAGTAAAATATCTAAAAGAAAACACAGATGAGGTTGTTTTCATAGGAGAGCATTTCTTTGACGGATATAAATCAAATCCAGATTACGCCTATGCTGTGATGAAAACAGCAGAAGAAGCAGGGGCTGATTTTCTTGTCCTTGCAGATACAAATGGAGGTACCCTTCCTAACGAAATAGAAAAAATTATAAAAGAGGTCAAAGAAAAAGGACTTAAAGGTAATCTCGGAATACATGCCCACAATGACAGCGATACAGCTGTCTGGAATTCTATAACAGCTGTCCTTAACGGGGCGGTTCAGGTTCACGGAACGATAAACGGTTTTGGAGAAAGGTGTGGTAACGCAAACCTATGTTCAATAATCCCAAATCTAACCCTAAAGTTAGGATATGAAACAATACCGGAAGAAAAAATAAGAAAATTAAAAGAGATATCAAACTTTGTTGCAGATATCGTAAATCTCCCTGTTCCTAAAAATATGCCGTACGTAGGCGATAGTGCATTTGCACATAAAGGAGGTGTTCACGCATCTGCTGTCCTCAAGAATCCAAAGCTCTATGAACACATCAATCCAGAGCTTGTAGGAAATAAGAGAAAAATTCTTGTTTCCGATCTTGCAGGAAAATCAAATATTATCTACAAAGCAAGAGAATTAGGATTTGATATAGATGAAAAGGATCCGAGAATAGCCCAGCTTGTTCAAGAAATAAAAAAATTAGAAAATTACGGATACCATTTTGAAGCTGCAGAAGCTTCTCTGGAACTTCTTATAAGAAAACATCTGGGCATGCTGAAAAAATACTTCGATTTAGATGCATACAGGGTATTAATAGCAAGAAGATATACAGATAAAGAACCTGTTTCTGAAGCCACAGTTAGAATAAAAATAGACAATCATTACGAACATACGGCCTCTCTGGGATATGGCCCCGTAAATGCTTTAGATAGAGCTTTAAAAAAAGCTCTTGTTGAGATATATCCTTCTCTGTCTGAAGTGGAACTGATAGATTACAAAGTAAGAATAATAAATGAAAGTGCAGGAACAGCAGCAAAAATAAGAGTTCTTGTAGAAAGCAGAGATAAAGAGAAAAAATGGGGAACAGTAGGTGTTTCTGATAATGTGATAGAAGCATCATGGCAGGCCGTCGTAGATAGTTTTATATATAAGCTTGTTAAGGATGGTGTCTGA
- the hisF gene encoding imidazole glycerol phosphate synthase subunit HisF produces MLAKRIIPCLDVNKGRVVKGVNFVNLIDAGDPVEAAKAYDEAGADELVFLDITASAEDREIILDVVKQTAETVFMPLTVGGGVRTLEDIRKLLESGADKVSINTAAVKEPSLIESAAIRFGSSTIVVAIDAKMVGKNRWEVYIHGGRTPTGIDAIQWAKAVEDLGAGEILLTSMDRDGTKSGYDISLTKAISEAVSIPVIASGGAGNKYHFYEAFSEGKADAALAASLFHFKELTIQEVKEFLKEKNIPVRL; encoded by the coding sequence ATGTTAGCAAAGAGAATAATACCCTGTCTTGATGTAAACAAAGGAAGAGTAGTAAAAGGGGTAAACTTTGTAAATCTTATTGATGCAGGAGATCCTGTAGAAGCCGCAAAAGCCTATGATGAAGCAGGAGCTGATGAGCTTGTTTTTCTGGATATAACCGCTTCAGCAGAGGACAGAGAGATAATACTTGATGTCGTTAAACAGACAGCAGAAACAGTTTTTATGCCTCTTACCGTTGGTGGAGGGGTAAGAACACTTGAAGATATAAGAAAACTTTTGGAAAGCGGAGCAGATAAAGTTTCGATAAATACAGCAGCAGTTAAGGAACCTTCTCTGATAGAATCTGCAGCTATCAGATTTGGCTCTTCCACTATTGTCGTTGCAATAGACGCAAAAATGGTAGGAAAAAACAGGTGGGAAGTATACATCCACGGCGGAAGAACACCTACAGGCATAGACGCCATTCAATGGGCTAAGGCTGTTGAAGACCTTGGGGCAGGAGAAATACTTCTAACATCTATGGACAGAGACGGTACAAAAAGCGGATATGATATTTCCCTGACAAAAGCAATAAGTGAAGCTGTATCCATACCTGTAATAGCTTCAGGTGGTGCTGGAAACAAATATCATTTTTATGAAGCTTTCTCAGAGGGTAAAGCTGACGCGGCATTGGCTGCATCACTCTTCCATTTTAAAGAATTAACAATACAGGAAGTAAAAGAATTTTTAAAGGAAAAAAATATTCCTGTTAGACTGTAA
- a CDS encoding toprim domain-containing protein, with protein sequence MELSSLKEWLQKLKESSQKEGVYTLVEGKRDLNKLKELGVKNIYPIKGKRFYDILEDLENAHLVIILTDLDKQGEKMYKKLSFILEREGVPVEGRFREKLKEIGIKHIEDIPVRSEDVSKENNTLS encoded by the coding sequence ATGGAACTAAGCTCCCTAAAAGAATGGCTCCAAAAATTGAAAGAGTCCTCACAAAAAGAAGGTGTCTATACCTTAGTAGAAGGTAAAAGGGATCTGAACAAACTCAAAGAATTAGGAGTAAAAAATATATATCCTATAAAGGGAAAACGATTTTACGATATACTTGAAGACCTTGAAAATGCTCATCTTGTTATAATTCTGACAGACCTTGACAAACAAGGAGAGAAGATGTACAAAAAGCTAAGTTTTATATTGGAAAGAGAAGGAGTTCCCGTTGAAGGGAGATTTAGGGAAAAATTAAAAGAAATAGGAATCAAACATATAGAAGATATTCCTGTAAGGAGTGAAGATGTTAGCAAAGAGAATAATACCCTGTCTTGA
- a CDS encoding response regulator has product MKIILLDEDKATYQVLKEVANLSGSEIIQITDIENAKEYLKENTDIDGIVAEQKLKGKPTWEIIQYMRENENIKEIPFIILSQSLTEDEKDFYRHIGVTAFFEKPFNPLEVFTAIVEQLKRTKGEEYVKSKLEEEQVDRNALKALINKLISFLKSLFTRR; this is encoded by the coding sequence ATGAAAATAATTCTCCTTGATGAAGACAAAGCGACTTATCAGGTTTTGAAGGAAGTTGCTAATCTCAGTGGCTCTGAGATAATACAGATAACCGATATAGAGAATGCAAAAGAATACCTTAAGGAAAACACGGATATTGACGGTATTGTTGCAGAACAGAAACTAAAAGGTAAACCTACATGGGAAATAATACAGTACATGAGAGAAAACGAGAATATAAAAGAAATTCCCTTTATAATCTTATCCCAATCGCTAACAGAAGATGAAAAGGATTTTTATAGACATATAGGAGTTACCGCTTTTTTTGAAAAGCCGTTTAATCCCCTCGAAGTTTTTACAGCTATAGTAGAACAGCTAAAAAGAACTAAAGGTGAAGAGTATGTAAAATCAAAGTTAGAAGAAGAACAGGTAGACAGAAATGCTCTCAAAGCATTAATAAACAAATTGATAAGCTTTCTAAAGTCTTTATTTACAAGGAGATAA
- a CDS encoding MqnA/MqnD/SBP family protein, which yields MVIRVAHSPDSDDAFMFYAINHKKIDTKGYEFVDVLSDIETLNRKALEGEYEVSAISIHAFPYVADKYALLSSGASMGDNYGPMIVAKESFDPSELKNKKIAVPGTLTSAFLALELYLGTKDFDYEVIPFDQIIKAVKEGKVDAGLIIHEGQLTYQDEGLVCIVDLGKWWYEKTGGLPLPLGGNVIRKDLGEEVMKEISEILRESIKYSLEHREEAVDYALKYARDMSREKADRFIGMYVNELTVDYGERGKKAIELFLKEAYEKGFIDELPEIKFV from the coding sequence ATGGTGATCAGGGTTGCCCACAGCCCAGATTCAGATGATGCATTTATGTTTTATGCCATCAACCACAAAAAAATAGATACAAAGGGCTATGAGTTTGTTGATGTGCTATCTGATATTGAAACATTGAACAGAAAAGCTCTTGAAGGTGAGTACGAAGTATCTGCGATATCAATCCATGCCTTCCCATATGTTGCAGATAAATATGCCCTTCTCTCAAGCGGGGCAAGTATGGGAGATAACTACGGTCCAATGATAGTAGCAAAGGAAAGTTTCGACCCATCTGAACTGAAAAACAAGAAAATAGCTGTACCAGGAACACTTACCTCAGCGTTTCTTGCACTGGAACTCTATCTGGGAACAAAAGATTTCGATTACGAAGTAATACCTTTCGACCAGATAATAAAAGCTGTTAAAGAGGGAAAAGTTGATGCAGGACTGATCATCCACGAAGGTCAGCTTACATATCAGGATGAAGGTCTGGTATGTATCGTTGATCTTGGAAAGTGGTGGTATGAAAAAACAGGAGGTCTTCCTCTTCCCCTTGGTGGAAATGTTATAAGAAAAGATTTAGGGGAAGAAGTTATGAAGGAGATATCTGAAATCTTAAGAGAGAGTATCAAGTATTCACTTGAACATAGAGAAGAGGCTGTAGATTATGCACTCAAATATGCAAGGGATATGTCCAGAGAAAAGGCAGACAGGTTTATAGGAATGTATGTAAATGAGCTTACAGTAGACTACGGAGAAAGAGGTAAGAAAGCTATAGAGCTTTTCCTGAAAGAAGCTTATGAAAAAGGTTTTATTGACGAACTACCAGAAATAAAGTTTGTTTAA